One Aegilops tauschii subsp. strangulata cultivar AL8/78 chromosome 7, Aet v6.0, whole genome shotgun sequence genomic window carries:
- the LOC109733742 gene encoding uncharacterized protein translates to MATALRLPSLLSSRAAPTTAARATIRGNRAGSFTHRVAAQPDDTTATTSTTPAPPAGFTPPVPKRFEVKPGQSNNIAGAALALPFRLGTGVFVLGYGVTLVDANEISPDQYALDFQGRKVKETSKVGQCPRPAKPIEIYEFEGCPFCRKVREMVSVLDLDVLYYPCPKGSPTFRPKVLEMGGKRQFPYMVDPNTGVAMYESDDIINYLAKTYGDGSVPIMLKLGLLTTITAGLALSGRSGKGSSYTPAKLPSQPIEIWAYEGSPFCKIARETLVELELPHLLHSCARGSPKRQDFFKKYGLFQAPYIEDPNTGVKMFESADIVEYLRATYAA, encoded by the exons ATGGCCACGGCGCTCCGCCTCCCGTCTCTCCTCTCCTCCCGCGCCGCCCCTACCACCGCCGCTCGCGCTACCATCCGGGGGAATCGGGCAGGATCGTTCACTCACAGGGTCGCCGCGCAGCCTGAcgacaccaccgccaccacctccaccacgcCGGCTCCGCCCGCCGGGTTCACGCCCCCGGTTCCCAAGCGGTTCGAGGTCAAGCCCGGCCAGTCAAACAAcatcgccggcgccgccctcgcCTTGCCCTTCCGCCTCGGCACCGGGGTCTTCGTCCTCGG ATATGGAGTGACACTTGTTGACGCTAACGAGATATCACCAGATCAATATGCTTTGGATTTCCAAG GTCGGAAGGTGAAAGAAACGTCGAAGGTGGGGCAGTGCCCTCGACCTGCTAAGCCTATTGAAATATACGAGTTTGAAGG ATGTCCATTTTGTCGAAAG GTCAGAGAGATGGTATCCGTTCTGGACCTTGATGTTTTATATTATCCTTGTCCTAAAGGCAGCCCAACCTTCCGCCCAAAGGTTCTAGAGATGGGCGGAAAGAGACAGTTTCCTTACATG GTCGATCCAAACACAGGAGTTGCTATGTATGAATCAGATGACATCATAAATTACCTGGCAAAAACTTACG GTGATGGAAGTGTTCCAATTATGCTAAAACTTGGTCTATTGACA aCAATAACGGCAGGGCTTGCATTGAGTGGGCGTAGCGGGAAG GGATCTTCCTACACTCCTGCAAAGCTTCCATCCCAGCCAATAGAGATATGGGCATACGAG GGATCTCCTTTCTGTAAAATAGCGCGTGAGACCCTTGTCGAATTGGAGTTGCCACACTTGCTACACAG CTGTGCGCGTGGCAGCCCCAAGCGACAGGATTTTTTCAAGAAATATGGCCTTTTCCAG GCGCCTTATATCGAGGATCCTAACACGGGGGTAAAGATGTTCGAGAGCGCCGACATTGTAGAGTATCTGAGGGCAACATATGCTGCTTGA
- the LOC109733741 gene encoding uncharacterized protein produces MEMEGNQIQTSPMGSAPSRSSPRQWSWGSALAGAVTTAAAAGVLVCRPRDPSFELISMNLSTFHFRPPAALDIGLTLTVHATNPNVVPVRYGASNVSILYGGTLLGTARLDAGQQPATSCRLLHLPARLDAMELAHHAGAILADATRRHMELDAVVEIAGEAVVLLWSRRFSVRIDSHIVVDPVFLEVVEQDNRSEMQLYLT; encoded by the coding sequence ATGGAGATGGAAGGAAACCAAATCCAGACCTCGCCCATGGGGTCCGCGCCGTCAAGGTCGTCCCCCCGGCAGTGGAGCTGGGGCTCGGCCCTCGCCGGCGCCGTcaccacggcggcggcggcgggcgtgcTGGTCTGCAGGCCGAGGGACCCGAGCTTCGAGCTCATCTCCATGAACCTGTCCACCTTCCACTTCCGGCCGCCGGCGGCGCTGGACATCGGCCTCACCCTCACCGTCCACGCCACCAACCCCAACGTGGTGCCCGTGCGCTACGGCGCCTCCAACGTCTCCATCCTCTACGGGGGCACGCTCCTGGGCACCGCGCGCCTCGACGCCGGCCAGCAGCCCGCCACATCGTGCCGCCTGCTCCACCTCCCGGCCCGGCTCGACGCCATGGAGCTCGCCCACCACGCCGGCGCCATCCTCGCCGACGCCACGCGCCGCCACATGGAGCTGGACGCCGTCGTGGAGATCGCGGGCGAGGCCGTCGTGCTGCTCTGGTCGCGCCGCTTCTCCGTCCGCATCGACAGCCACATCGTCGTCGACCCCGTCTTCCTCGAGGTCGTCGAGCAGGACAACCGCTCCGAGATGCAGCTCTACCTAACCTGA
- the LOC109733740 gene encoding kinesin-like protein KIN-5C — protein MSRVDKEKSVNVQVLLRCRPFSDDELRSNAPQVVTCNDYQREVAVTQTIAGKQIDRVFTFDKVFGPTARQRDLYDQAIIPIVNEVLEGFNCTIFAYGQTGTGKTYTMEGECRRAKSGPEGQLPSDAGVIPRAVKQIFDTLERQNTEYSVKVTFLELYNEEITDLLAPEEISKVALEERQKKPLPLMEDGKGGVLVRGLEEEIVTNCSEIFSLLERGSAKRRTAETLLNKQSSRSHSLFSITIHIKEATPEGEELIKCGKLNLVDLAGSENICRSGAREGRAREAGEINKSLLTLGRVITALVEHLGHVPYRDSKLTRLLRDSLGGRTKTCIIATVSPSVHCLEETLSTLDYAHRAKSIKNRPEVNQKMMKSTLIKDLYGEIDRLKAEVYAAREKVGVYIPKDRYQMEENERKAMADQIEQMTASLETNQKQITDLQEKYDSELQHSADLSKKLEATEKCLDHTSNLLSTTKEDLKQAHYNLKEKEFIISEQKKAENALAHQACVLRSELEKSSRDNASLHSKIARGDKLSAANRSVVNSFQADLASKLDILSSTLTASIDQQNKHLKAVEVLCQSCVDSHDTATLEIKKKILASKSLYMSHMEAFQNIVLLHKANTNSTLEDVSSLSAASCCSLDQLLACVEGEALKIFTDIQSLLADHRSELAHFTKELRDSFCISLDRTKDMSSFILGLFEKYTEETSKLQNHSNHTHEAQVKSLEEFQKAYEEQSKSEEQRLLADITSLVSKHIVRQRELVDVRLNSLGDAARGNKTFLDEHTSAMEGVTKDAKRKWEMFAEQAENDCKVGSSFSSAKHCRMETIMQECACTVDSAAQQWKKSHAAVNDLCTKQVAEVEVLVRGAIENNEQHEAEIASSRALAEEQASNSSKEILQDIDNLLEEARNSTSRVVSTVEAHSVEIQHLQENHSGQTSGVNTHAEKAFQSSYRDYEPTGETPMRSEPEVPSKGTIESLRAMPIESLMDEFRENHPYESSKEPKPSLIPRSPLATLN, from the exons atgtCGCGGGTGGACAAGGAGAAGTCGGTGAACGTCCAGGTCCTCCTCCGCTGCAG GCCGTTCAGCGACGACGAGCTCCGGAGCAACGCGCCGCAGGTGGTCACCTGCAACGACTACCAGCGGGAGGTCGCCGTCACGCAGACCATCGCCGGGAAGCAGATCGACAGGGTCTTCACGTTCGACAAG GTTTTCGGCCCAACAGCTAGGCAGAGAGACTTGTATGATCAAGCCATCATTCCCATCGTGAACGAGGTGCTGGAAGGGTTTAATTGCACCATCTTCGCTTATGGCCAGACAGGCACGGGGAAGACTTATACCATGGAAGGAGAATGCCGGAGAGCCAAG AGTGGACCGGAGGGACAGTTACCTTCAGACGCTGGGGTCATACCTAGGGCCGTTAAGCAGATATTTGATACATTGGAGAGGCAGAATACTGAGTACAGTGTTAAGGTCACATTTTTGGAACTGTACAATGAGGAAATAACAGATCTTCTTGCACCAGAGGAGATATCTAAGGTTGCTCTGGAAGAACGGCAGAAAAAGCCATTGCCACTCATGGAGGACGGGAAAGGTGGGGTGCTTGTGAGAGGTTTGGAGGAAGAAATAGTCACTAATTGTAGCGAAATATTCTCTCTTTTGGAAAGAGGATCTGCGAAGCGCCGCACGGCAGAGACTCTTTTGAACAAGCAATCAAG TCGTTCACACTCGCTTTTCTCAATCACAATTCACATAAAAGAGGCAACCCCTGAAGGAGAAGAACTGATAAAATGTGGGAAGTTAAATCTGGTTGATCTGGCTGGGTCCGAGAACATCTGTCGTTCTGGAGCTAGGGAG GGCCGAGCAAGAGAGGCTGGCGAAATAAACAAAAGTTTGCTTACTTTAGGCCGTGTCATCACGGCATTGGTTGAGCACCTTGGACATGTTCCTTACAG AGACAGTAAGCTCACAAGGTTGCTTCGTGATTCACTTGGAGGGAGAACAAAAACTTGCATTATTGCTACTGTTTCGCCTTCTGTACATTGTCTTGAGGAGACATTAAGCACATTGGATTATGCACACAGGGCAAAGAGCATAAAAAACAGGCCCGAG GTTAACCAAAAAATGATGAAATCAACGTTAATCAAGGATCTCTATGGAGAAATCGACCGACTAAAAGCAG AGGTCTATGCTGCACGTGAAAAGGTTGGGGTGTACATTCCAAAAGATAGATACCAGATGGAGGAGAATGAGAGGAAG GCCATGGCTGATCAAATTGAGCAAATGACCGCCTCTTTAGAAACAAATCAGAAG CAAATCACTGATCTGCAAGAAAAGTACGATTCTGAGCTCCAACATTCTGCTGATTTGAGCAAAAAGCTCGAAGCCACAGAG AAATGTCTGGACCATACAAGCAACCTGCTCTCAACGACAAAAGAGGATTTAAAACAGGCCCATTATAATCTCAAGGAGAAAGAATTCATTATATCTGAGCAGAAAAAAGCAG AAAATGCTCTAGCACATCAAGCCTGTGTTCTGAGATCAGAACTTGAAAAATCTAGCCGTGATAATGCTTCACTGCATTCGAAAATAGCTAGAGGAGATAAACTAAGTGCTGCAAATAGGTCGGTGGTGAACTCGTTCCAAGCTGATCTTGCTTCAAAGTTGGATATTCTCTCCAGTACTCTCACTGCATCCATAGATCAACAAAACAAACACCTAAAGGCTGTGGAAGTCCTATGCCAATCTTGCGTTGATTCCCATGACACG GCTACATTGGAGATAAAGAAGAAGATCTTAGCTTCGAAGTCGTTATATATGTCGCACATGGAAGCTTTTCAAAATATTGTGCTCCTACATAAGGCAAACACAAATTCTACATTGGAGGATGTATCATCTCTGTCTGCAGCAAGCTGTTGCAGTCTTGACCAG CTTCTAGCATGTGTTGAGGGAGAGGCACTGAAGATATTTACTGATATTCAGAGTTTGTTAGCCGACCATCGAAGCGAACTGGCGCACTTCACTAAGGAATTGCGTGAT AGTTTCTGCATTAGCTTGGATAGGACGAAGGATATGTCCAGCTTCATTCTTGGGCTCTTTGAAAAGTACACGGAGGAAACATCCAAGTTGCAGAACCACTCGAACCACACTCATGAAGCACAGGTCAAAAGCCTTGAAGAGTTTCAAAAGGCTTATGAG GAACAATCAAAGTCCGAGGAACAGAGGCTTCTGGCGGATATCACCAGTTTGGTGTCCAAACACATTGTTCGACAAAGAGAGCTG GTGGATGTTAGATTAAACTCTCTTGGCGATGCTGCTCGTGGTAACAAGACATTTCTGGATGAGCATACGTCTGCTATGGAGGGTGTCACAAAGGATGCCAAGAGAAAGTGGGAAATGTTTGCAGAGCAAGCGGAGAATGACTGCAAAGTTGGCTCCAGCTTCTCTTCAGCTAAGCATTGCCGCATGGAAACAATTATGCAGGAGTG TGCATGCACTGTCGACTCTGCTGCTCAACAATGGAAAAAATCCCATGCTGCAGTTAATGATTTGTGCACAAAACAAGTGGCTGAAGTTGAAGTACTTGTCAG GGGTGCAATCGAAAACAACGAGCAGCATGAAGCGGAGATTGCATCATCTCGCGCCTTGGCTGAAGAGCAAGCATCCAACAGTAGCAAAGAAATACTCCAGGATATCGACA ATCTACTGGAAGAGGCACGTAATTCAACATCGAGAGTTGTGTCGACGGTGGAAGCACATTCGGTAGAGATACAACATTTGCAGGAGAACCACTCTGGGCAGACTTCAGGCGTCAACACACATGCCGAGAAGGCTTTCCAAAGCAGCTACAGG GACTATGAGCCGACTGGCGAAACTCCGATGAGGTCTGAGCCGGAAGTCCCGAGCAAAGGCACGATCGAGTCGTTGCGAGCGATGCCAATTGAGTCCCTGATGGATGAGTTCCGTGAGAACCATCCCTATGAATCGAGCAAGGAACCCAAGCCGTCGCTCATCCCTCGCTCGCCACTTGCGACACTCAACTGA